The following are from one region of the Corylus avellana chromosome ca1, CavTom2PMs-1.0 genome:
- the LOC132190951 gene encoding crossover junction endonuclease MUS81 isoform X1 has product MDNQRSSVVVVCPENEALVLYMRSKRQELAEKPKGISENVDFTLSKAYSNICNSANPIRTLKDLSHIKGVGKWILRLMQGFFETGSGSSEPEDLTKEGNKKKGIKHYVPQKNSVAYALLIALYRGTGNGNEFMRKQELIDAAEASGLSRVPIAPEKGKGKPGQFGSSPKDWYSGWNCMKTLITKGLVVKSSCPAKYMLTHEGKEVARECLMRSGLGDPAESLANAEGFPDKVANGTAALDFACLGMGKEMTSTSMGLSRRKKSIDVPFESLERFMGMGYSKEQVLAAFAEVSESSQKKEISSLWPAVLCRLREDQIYGLHSEFKAVREDCHAISDTYTNPNGTYKKNKCPGKGDVGSESRLTDYSHVGGHMPEFYAPSTAPNSFTLRACSAFVCDHPVQKSRIDGTEANMNVLSVPPLSFGEKFEDAYEVILILDDREQFATHGSRSRRIIENICSQFKIKIQVRRLPVGDAIWIAHHKYVDSEYVLDFIVERKNVDDLRFSIRDNRYRDQKLRLLRCGLKKLIYLVEGDPNSCEAAESIKTACFTTEILEGFDVQRTSGLADTLKKYGYLTQAISQYYKAVVPEDRSKGTGVCPPFDEFIKMCQDLDKMTVSDVFAIQLMQVPQVTEEAAIAVLDLYPTLLSLAHAYSLLEGDTSAQEEMLRRQSKDVINSVASRNIFHFVWGN; this is encoded by the exons ATGGACAATCAGAGGAGCTCGGTGGTGGTGGTTTGCCCAGAGAATGAGGCCCTCGTGTTGTACATGCGGAGCAAGAGGCAGGAATTGGCCGAGAAGCCCAAAGGGATCTCCGAGAACGTCGATTTCACTCTCTCGAAGGCTTACTCCAACATCTGCAACTCCGCAAACCCAATCAGAACCCTCAAAGACCTCTCACATATCAA GGGTGTGGGAAAATGGATTCTGAGACTTATGCAAGGGTTTTTTGAGACCGGTTCAGGCAGCTCTGAACCAGAAGACTTGACAAAAGAAG gtaacaaaaagaaaggaatcaAACACTATGTACCGCAAAAGAATTCTGTGGCATATGCCTTGTTGATTGCCCTTTACAG GGGCACTGGAAATGGGAATGAATTTATGCGTAAGCAGGAGCTCATTGATGCAGCTGAAGCAAGTGGGCTTTCTCGGGTTCCCATTGC GCCagaaaagggaaaaggaaaaccaGGTCAATTTGGTAGTTCTCCAAAGGATTGGTATAGTGGATGGAACTGCATGAAGACATTGATAACCAAGGGATTAGTTGTGAAGTCTAGTTGCCCTGCAAA GTACATGCTAACCCATGAAGGTAAGGAAGTAGCACGTGAATGTCTCATGAGATCTGGTTTGGGTGATCCAGCAGAGAGCTTGGCTAATGCAGAAGGCTTTCCTGATAAGGTTGCGAATGGTACGGCAGCTCTGGATTTTGCTTGCCTTGGCATGGGTAAAGAAATGACATCCACATCAATGGGTTTGAGTAGGCGGAAGAAATCAATTGATGTTCCATTTGAATCACTTGAGAGG TTTATGGGCATGGGATACTCTAAGGAACAAGTTCTTGCTGCTTTTGCTGAAGTTTCAGAGAGTTCTCAGAAAAAAGAGATCTCATCACTTTGGCCAGCAGTTTTGTGTCGTCTTCGAGAGGATCAAATTTATGGTTTGCATTCTGAGTTCAAAGCTGTAAGAGAGGATTGTCATGCAATATCAGATACTTACACCAATCCAAATG gtacttataaaaaaaataaatgcccAGGTAAAGGAGATGTTGGAAGCGAGAGTAGACTGACCGATTATTCTCATGTTGGTGGACACATGCCAGAGTTCTATGCTCCTAGTACTGCACCAAACTCTTTTACCTTAAGAGCTTGCTCAGCATTTGTATGT GATCATCCTGTGCAAAAGTCAAGGATAGATGGCACGGAAGCAAACATGAATGTTTTAAGTGTGCCACCTCTGAGCTTTGGGGAGAAATTTGAGGATGCATATGAAGTGATCTTGATATTGGATGATCGAGAGCAGTTTGCCACTCATGG TTCGCGGTCTAGGAGAATTATTGAGAATATTTGTAgtcaattcaaaatcaaaatacag GTTAGACGGTTACCAGTTGGAGACGCAATCTGGATAGCTCACCATAAATATGTTGACAGTGAATATGTACTTGATTTTATCGTTGAGAGGAAGAATGTTGATGACTTACGCTTTTCCATCAGGGATAATCGCTACAGGGATCAAAAATTGAGGCTCTTG AGATGTGGACTCAAGAAGCTAATATATCTGGTGGAGGGTGACCCAAATTCTTGTGAAGCTGCCGAGAGCATCAAAACAGC TTGTTTTACAACAGAGATTTTGGAGGGATTTGATGTGCAGAGAACAAGTGGTTTGGCTGATACTCTGAAGAAGTATGGTTATCTTACCCAAGCAATATCTCAATACTATAAAGCAGTGGTGCCCGAGGACCGCTCTAAAGGCACTGGAGTGTGTCCTCCTTTCGATGAATTTATCAAAATGTGCCAAGACCTGGATAAAATGACAGTCAGCGATGTATTTGCCATTCAGCTCATGCAG GTCCCACAAGTTACAGAGGAGGCTGCAATTGCTGTTTTGGATTTGTACCCAACACTTCTATCTCTTGCCCATGCCTACTCTCTTCTT GAGGGAGACACAAGTGCGCAAGAGGAGATGCTCAGGAGGCAGAGTAAAGATGTGATCAATTCAGTTGCTAGTAGGAATATATTTCACTTTGTTTGGGGCAACTGA
- the LOC132190951 gene encoding crossover junction endonuclease MUS81 isoform X3: MDNQRSSVVVVCPENEALVLYMRSKRQELAEKPKGISENVDFTLSKAYSNICNSANPIRTLKDLSHIKGVGKWILRLMQGFFETGSGSSEPEDLTKEGNKKKGIKHYVPQKNSVAYALLIALYRGTGNGNEFMRKQELIDAAEASGLSRVPIAPEKGKGKPGQFGSSPKDWYSGWNCMKTLITKGLVVKSSCPAKYMLTHEGKEVARECLMRSGLGDPAESLANAEGFPDKVANGTAALDFACLGMGKEMTSTSMGLSRRKKSIDVPFESLERFMGMGYSKEQVLAAFAEVSESSQKKEISSLWPAVLCRLREDQIYGLHSEFKAVREDCHAISDTYTNPNGKGDVGSESRLTDYSHVGGHMPEFYAPSTAPNSFTLRACSAFVCDHPVQKSRIDGTEANMNVLSVPPLSFGEKFEDAYEVILILDDREQFATHGSRSRRIIENICSQFKIKIQVRRLPVGDAIWIAHHKYVDSEYVLDFIVERKNVDDLRFSIRDNRYRDQKLRLLRCGLKKLIYLVEGDPNSCEAAESIKTACFTTEILEGFDVQRTSGLADTLKKYGYLTQAISQYYKAVVPEDRSKGTGVCPPFDEFIKMCQDLDKMTVSDVFAIQLMQVPQVTEEAAIAVLDLYPTLLSLAHAYSLLEGDTSAQEEMLRRQSKDVINSVASRNIFHFVWGN; encoded by the exons ATGGACAATCAGAGGAGCTCGGTGGTGGTGGTTTGCCCAGAGAATGAGGCCCTCGTGTTGTACATGCGGAGCAAGAGGCAGGAATTGGCCGAGAAGCCCAAAGGGATCTCCGAGAACGTCGATTTCACTCTCTCGAAGGCTTACTCCAACATCTGCAACTCCGCAAACCCAATCAGAACCCTCAAAGACCTCTCACATATCAA GGGTGTGGGAAAATGGATTCTGAGACTTATGCAAGGGTTTTTTGAGACCGGTTCAGGCAGCTCTGAACCAGAAGACTTGACAAAAGAAG gtaacaaaaagaaaggaatcaAACACTATGTACCGCAAAAGAATTCTGTGGCATATGCCTTGTTGATTGCCCTTTACAG GGGCACTGGAAATGGGAATGAATTTATGCGTAAGCAGGAGCTCATTGATGCAGCTGAAGCAAGTGGGCTTTCTCGGGTTCCCATTGC GCCagaaaagggaaaaggaaaaccaGGTCAATTTGGTAGTTCTCCAAAGGATTGGTATAGTGGATGGAACTGCATGAAGACATTGATAACCAAGGGATTAGTTGTGAAGTCTAGTTGCCCTGCAAA GTACATGCTAACCCATGAAGGTAAGGAAGTAGCACGTGAATGTCTCATGAGATCTGGTTTGGGTGATCCAGCAGAGAGCTTGGCTAATGCAGAAGGCTTTCCTGATAAGGTTGCGAATGGTACGGCAGCTCTGGATTTTGCTTGCCTTGGCATGGGTAAAGAAATGACATCCACATCAATGGGTTTGAGTAGGCGGAAGAAATCAATTGATGTTCCATTTGAATCACTTGAGAGG TTTATGGGCATGGGATACTCTAAGGAACAAGTTCTTGCTGCTTTTGCTGAAGTTTCAGAGAGTTCTCAGAAAAAAGAGATCTCATCACTTTGGCCAGCAGTTTTGTGTCGTCTTCGAGAGGATCAAATTTATGGTTTGCATTCTGAGTTCAAAGCTGTAAGAGAGGATTGTCATGCAATATCAGATACTTACACCAATCCAAATG GTAAAGGAGATGTTGGAAGCGAGAGTAGACTGACCGATTATTCTCATGTTGGTGGACACATGCCAGAGTTCTATGCTCCTAGTACTGCACCAAACTCTTTTACCTTAAGAGCTTGCTCAGCATTTGTATGT GATCATCCTGTGCAAAAGTCAAGGATAGATGGCACGGAAGCAAACATGAATGTTTTAAGTGTGCCACCTCTGAGCTTTGGGGAGAAATTTGAGGATGCATATGAAGTGATCTTGATATTGGATGATCGAGAGCAGTTTGCCACTCATGG TTCGCGGTCTAGGAGAATTATTGAGAATATTTGTAgtcaattcaaaatcaaaatacag GTTAGACGGTTACCAGTTGGAGACGCAATCTGGATAGCTCACCATAAATATGTTGACAGTGAATATGTACTTGATTTTATCGTTGAGAGGAAGAATGTTGATGACTTACGCTTTTCCATCAGGGATAATCGCTACAGGGATCAAAAATTGAGGCTCTTG AGATGTGGACTCAAGAAGCTAATATATCTGGTGGAGGGTGACCCAAATTCTTGTGAAGCTGCCGAGAGCATCAAAACAGC TTGTTTTACAACAGAGATTTTGGAGGGATTTGATGTGCAGAGAACAAGTGGTTTGGCTGATACTCTGAAGAAGTATGGTTATCTTACCCAAGCAATATCTCAATACTATAAAGCAGTGGTGCCCGAGGACCGCTCTAAAGGCACTGGAGTGTGTCCTCCTTTCGATGAATTTATCAAAATGTGCCAAGACCTGGATAAAATGACAGTCAGCGATGTATTTGCCATTCAGCTCATGCAG GTCCCACAAGTTACAGAGGAGGCTGCAATTGCTGTTTTGGATTTGTACCCAACACTTCTATCTCTTGCCCATGCCTACTCTCTTCTT GAGGGAGACACAAGTGCGCAAGAGGAGATGCTCAGGAGGCAGAGTAAAGATGTGATCAATTCAGTTGCTAGTAGGAATATATTTCACTTTGTTTGGGGCAACTGA
- the LOC132190951 gene encoding crossover junction endonuclease MUS81 isoform X2: MDNQRSSVVVVCPENEALVLYMRSKRQELAEKPKGISENVDFTLSKAYSNICNSANPIRTLKDLSHIKGVGKWILRLMQGFFETGSGSSEPEDLTKEGNKKKGIKHYVPQKNSVAYALLIALYRGTGNGNEFMRKQELIDAAEASGLSRVPIAPEKGKGKPGQFGSSPKDWYSGWNCMKTLITKGLVVKSSCPAKYMLTHEGKEVARECLMRSGLGDPAESLANAEGFPDKVANGTAALDFACLGMGKEMTSTSMGLSRRKKSIDVPFESLERFMGMGYSKEQVLAAFAEVSESSQKKEISSLWPAVLCRLREDQIYGLHSEFKAVREDCHAISDTYTNPNGTYKKNKCPGKGDVGSESRLTDYSHVGGHMPEFYAPSTAPNSFTLRACSAFDHPVQKSRIDGTEANMNVLSVPPLSFGEKFEDAYEVILILDDREQFATHGSRSRRIIENICSQFKIKIQVRRLPVGDAIWIAHHKYVDSEYVLDFIVERKNVDDLRFSIRDNRYRDQKLRLLRCGLKKLIYLVEGDPNSCEAAESIKTACFTTEILEGFDVQRTSGLADTLKKYGYLTQAISQYYKAVVPEDRSKGTGVCPPFDEFIKMCQDLDKMTVSDVFAIQLMQVPQVTEEAAIAVLDLYPTLLSLAHAYSLLEGDTSAQEEMLRRQSKDVINSVASRNIFHFVWGN, from the exons ATGGACAATCAGAGGAGCTCGGTGGTGGTGGTTTGCCCAGAGAATGAGGCCCTCGTGTTGTACATGCGGAGCAAGAGGCAGGAATTGGCCGAGAAGCCCAAAGGGATCTCCGAGAACGTCGATTTCACTCTCTCGAAGGCTTACTCCAACATCTGCAACTCCGCAAACCCAATCAGAACCCTCAAAGACCTCTCACATATCAA GGGTGTGGGAAAATGGATTCTGAGACTTATGCAAGGGTTTTTTGAGACCGGTTCAGGCAGCTCTGAACCAGAAGACTTGACAAAAGAAG gtaacaaaaagaaaggaatcaAACACTATGTACCGCAAAAGAATTCTGTGGCATATGCCTTGTTGATTGCCCTTTACAG GGGCACTGGAAATGGGAATGAATTTATGCGTAAGCAGGAGCTCATTGATGCAGCTGAAGCAAGTGGGCTTTCTCGGGTTCCCATTGC GCCagaaaagggaaaaggaaaaccaGGTCAATTTGGTAGTTCTCCAAAGGATTGGTATAGTGGATGGAACTGCATGAAGACATTGATAACCAAGGGATTAGTTGTGAAGTCTAGTTGCCCTGCAAA GTACATGCTAACCCATGAAGGTAAGGAAGTAGCACGTGAATGTCTCATGAGATCTGGTTTGGGTGATCCAGCAGAGAGCTTGGCTAATGCAGAAGGCTTTCCTGATAAGGTTGCGAATGGTACGGCAGCTCTGGATTTTGCTTGCCTTGGCATGGGTAAAGAAATGACATCCACATCAATGGGTTTGAGTAGGCGGAAGAAATCAATTGATGTTCCATTTGAATCACTTGAGAGG TTTATGGGCATGGGATACTCTAAGGAACAAGTTCTTGCTGCTTTTGCTGAAGTTTCAGAGAGTTCTCAGAAAAAAGAGATCTCATCACTTTGGCCAGCAGTTTTGTGTCGTCTTCGAGAGGATCAAATTTATGGTTTGCATTCTGAGTTCAAAGCTGTAAGAGAGGATTGTCATGCAATATCAGATACTTACACCAATCCAAATG gtacttataaaaaaaataaatgcccAGGTAAAGGAGATGTTGGAAGCGAGAGTAGACTGACCGATTATTCTCATGTTGGTGGACACATGCCAGAGTTCTATGCTCCTAGTACTGCACCAAACTCTTTTACCTTAAGAGCTTGCTCAGCATTT GATCATCCTGTGCAAAAGTCAAGGATAGATGGCACGGAAGCAAACATGAATGTTTTAAGTGTGCCACCTCTGAGCTTTGGGGAGAAATTTGAGGATGCATATGAAGTGATCTTGATATTGGATGATCGAGAGCAGTTTGCCACTCATGG TTCGCGGTCTAGGAGAATTATTGAGAATATTTGTAgtcaattcaaaatcaaaatacag GTTAGACGGTTACCAGTTGGAGACGCAATCTGGATAGCTCACCATAAATATGTTGACAGTGAATATGTACTTGATTTTATCGTTGAGAGGAAGAATGTTGATGACTTACGCTTTTCCATCAGGGATAATCGCTACAGGGATCAAAAATTGAGGCTCTTG AGATGTGGACTCAAGAAGCTAATATATCTGGTGGAGGGTGACCCAAATTCTTGTGAAGCTGCCGAGAGCATCAAAACAGC TTGTTTTACAACAGAGATTTTGGAGGGATTTGATGTGCAGAGAACAAGTGGTTTGGCTGATACTCTGAAGAAGTATGGTTATCTTACCCAAGCAATATCTCAATACTATAAAGCAGTGGTGCCCGAGGACCGCTCTAAAGGCACTGGAGTGTGTCCTCCTTTCGATGAATTTATCAAAATGTGCCAAGACCTGGATAAAATGACAGTCAGCGATGTATTTGCCATTCAGCTCATGCAG GTCCCACAAGTTACAGAGGAGGCTGCAATTGCTGTTTTGGATTTGTACCCAACACTTCTATCTCTTGCCCATGCCTACTCTCTTCTT GAGGGAGACACAAGTGCGCAAGAGGAGATGCTCAGGAGGCAGAGTAAAGATGTGATCAATTCAGTTGCTAGTAGGAATATATTTCACTTTGTTTGGGGCAACTGA